One stretch of Microvirga lotononidis DNA includes these proteins:
- a CDS encoding hybrid sensor histidine kinase/response regulator yields MNAVSGETRTSQESRFQLLVDAVTDYAIYMLDPAGTIVSWNPGAQRFKGYVESEIIGEHFSRFYTEEDLATNLPKRALETAVREGKFEAEGWRIRKGGTRFWAHVVIDPIRDREGNLIGFAKITRDLTEKKKTEEALRESEQRFRLLVQGVTDYSIFMLDPQGLVTNWNAGAQRIKGYDEREIVGRHFSQFYTEKDRAAGLPQRALETAAREGKFEAEGWRVRKDGTQFWANVIIDPIRNEEGDLIGFAKITRDITERRRTQEALEQAQAALFQSQKMEAVGQLTGGVAHDFNNLLTIIVNNLDLLTRNAHDPRDIRLIESAQRAAERGAKLTQQLLAFSRRQPLQPNAHNPNTLIEGFETVLRRACGELIRLQLSLAPRVRWVSVDAPQFESALLNLVVNARDAMPDGGSLKIMTGNVTLEEKDAAATSLAPGQYVSIAVQDTGTGMSPDVVSRVFEPFFTTKEIGKGTGLGLSQVYGFVTQSGGHIKVDSTPGQGTKVTMLLPAQESEEDVPVEDEGSERPVRDSAGTVLIVEDEPAVREVASDIFDSLGYDVVTASDANEALGILEANSSIDVLFSDVIMPNGMNGVELSRKAREMRPDLKILLASGYPMSALPSEGLGTGVSFISKPYRWTELAEKLRTLRTGS; encoded by the coding sequence ATGAATGCAGTGTCAGGTGAAACGAGGACGTCGCAGGAGAGTCGCTTTCAACTCCTCGTCGACGCGGTCACGGATTATGCCATCTACATGCTCGATCCGGCCGGCACCATCGTGAGCTGGAATCCAGGCGCCCAACGCTTCAAAGGCTATGTGGAAAGCGAGATCATCGGCGAGCACTTCTCCCGCTTCTACACCGAAGAGGACCTTGCGACGAACCTGCCGAAGCGAGCCCTCGAAACCGCTGTGCGCGAAGGCAAGTTCGAGGCGGAAGGCTGGCGCATCCGCAAGGGCGGCACCCGCTTCTGGGCGCATGTGGTCATCGATCCGATCCGCGATCGCGAGGGAAACCTGATCGGCTTCGCCAAGATCACGCGCGACCTCACCGAGAAAAAGAAGACGGAAGAGGCTCTCAGGGAAAGCGAGCAACGGTTCCGCCTGCTGGTTCAGGGCGTGACGGACTACTCCATCTTCATGCTCGACCCGCAGGGCCTCGTGACGAACTGGAATGCCGGCGCTCAGCGCATCAAGGGTTACGACGAGAGAGAGATCGTCGGACGCCATTTCTCGCAGTTCTATACCGAGAAAGACCGCGCCGCCGGCTTGCCGCAGCGGGCCCTGGAAACGGCGGCGCGCGAAGGCAAGTTCGAGGCGGAGGGCTGGCGCGTCCGCAAGGACGGCACGCAGTTCTGGGCCAACGTCATCATCGATCCGATCCGCAACGAAGAGGGCGATCTCATCGGCTTCGCCAAGATCACCCGGGACATCACCGAACGCCGGAGGACGCAGGAAGCCCTCGAACAAGCGCAGGCCGCTCTCTTTCAGTCGCAAAAGATGGAGGCGGTCGGGCAGCTCACGGGCGGGGTGGCACACGACTTCAACAATCTCTTGACGATCATCGTCAACAACCTGGACCTCCTGACCCGCAACGCGCACGATCCCCGCGACATCAGGCTGATCGAAAGCGCGCAGCGCGCCGCCGAGCGGGGCGCTAAGCTGACGCAGCAGCTCCTGGCCTTTTCGCGCCGCCAGCCTCTGCAGCCCAACGCGCATAACCCGAACACGCTCATCGAAGGCTTCGAGACCGTCCTTCGCCGGGCCTGCGGCGAGCTGATCCGGCTGCAGCTGTCGCTTGCTCCGCGCGTGCGGTGGGTTTCCGTCGATGCGCCGCAATTCGAATCGGCCCTGCTCAACCTCGTCGTCAACGCCCGCGACGCCATGCCGGACGGCGGCTCCCTCAAGATCATGACGGGCAACGTCACGCTCGAAGAGAAGGACGCGGCTGCGACATCCCTGGCTCCCGGGCAGTACGTCTCGATCGCCGTGCAGGACACGGGCACCGGCATGTCGCCGGATGTCGTCTCCCGCGTCTTCGAGCCCTTCTTCACCACCAAGGAGATCGGCAAGGGGACGGGGCTGGGCCTGAGCCAGGTCTATGGTTTCGTGACCCAGTCGGGCGGGCACATCAAGGTCGACAGCACGCCCGGCCAGGGCACCAAGGTGACCATGCTTCTGCCGGCTCAGGAGAGCGAAGAGGACGTACCCGTGGAGGACGAAGGATCGGAACGTCCCGTCCGGGACAGTGCGGGAACCGTGCTGATCGTCGAAGACGAGCCGGCGGTCCGGGAGGTGGCGAGCGACATCTTCGACAGCCTCGGCTACGACGTGGTGACGGCAAGCGATGCCAACGAAGCCCTCGGGATCCTCGAAGCCAATTCGTCCATCGACGTGCTCTTCAGTGACGTGATCATGCCCAACGGCATGAACGGGGTCGAGCTGTCGCGGAAGGCCCGCGAGATGCGGCCGGATCTCAAGATCCTTCTCGCCTCCGGCTATCCCATGTCGGCCCTGCCCTCCGAGGGCCTGGGCACGGGCGTGTCCTTCATCAGCAAGCCCTACCGCTGGACGGAACTGGCCGAGAAGCTGCGGACGCTCCGCACCGGTTCCTGA
- the aac(6') gene encoding aminoglycoside 6'-N-acetyltransferase, translated as MNDGSLPKIEPCTLQSLEEWAKLRHALWPDGPVQEHRSEAQAMLWEQKKAVAFLVRLADGTAAGFAEAALRHDYVNGCATSPVAFLEGIYVEPEHRHRGLARVLCRAVEDWARRLGCREFASDVLIENIASQDMHRALGFEETERVVYYRKPLSPG; from the coding sequence GTGAATGACGGAAGCCTCCCGAAGATCGAGCCCTGTACCCTTCAATCGCTGGAGGAATGGGCGAAGCTGCGCCATGCCCTCTGGCCGGACGGGCCGGTGCAGGAGCACCGCTCCGAAGCGCAGGCCATGCTCTGGGAGCAGAAGAAGGCCGTGGCCTTTCTCGTGCGGCTGGCCGACGGCACGGCCGCCGGCTTCGCCGAAGCCGCCCTGCGCCATGACTACGTGAATGGCTGCGCCACGTCGCCGGTGGCCTTTCTCGAAGGCATCTACGTGGAGCCGGAGCACCGCCACCGAGGGCTCGCCCGGGTTCTGTGCCGGGCCGTCGAGGATTGGGCGAGGCGCCTCGGCTGCCGCGAATTCGCCTCCGACGTCCTTATCGAGAACATTGCCTCGCAGGACATGCACAGGGCGCTCGGCTTCGAGGAGACGGAGCGGGTCGTGTATTACCGGAAGCCGCTATCGCCCGGGTGA
- a CDS encoding NUDIX hydrolase yields MNSDRLYPSRPILAASVAVIRDGRILLAARGKPPSEGLFSLPGGLVETGETLGEAALRELREEVGVEAKLIGLIAPVEFIERDEKGHIKHHVVIAAHAARWVSGEPQTGPEAKEIRWVTERDIADLPMTAGLTGILKQAFRLAGEDSCA; encoded by the coding sequence ATGAACTCCGACCGCCTCTATCCCTCTCGCCCGATCCTCGCCGCCTCCGTGGCGGTGATCCGGGACGGGCGCATCCTCCTCGCCGCCCGCGGCAAGCCGCCCAGCGAAGGATTGTTTTCCCTGCCCGGCGGCCTGGTCGAGACGGGCGAGACTCTGGGAGAAGCTGCCTTAAGGGAACTTCGCGAAGAGGTCGGGGTTGAGGCCAAGCTTATCGGTCTGATCGCCCCGGTCGAATTCATTGAAAGGGACGAGAAAGGCCATATAAAGCATCACGTCGTCATCGCCGCCCACGCCGCCCGCTGGGTTTCGGGCGAACCCCAGACAGGTCCGGAAGCAAAGGAAATCCGTTGGGTCACGGAACGGGATATCGCCGATCTGCCGATGACGGCAGGTCTCACGGGGATTTTGAAGCAGGCCTTCAGGCTCGCAGGCGAGGATTCATGCGCATGA
- the ygfZ gene encoding CAF17-like 4Fe-4S cluster assembly/insertion protein YgfZ: protein MPSVHLADRGVVRVSGEDAKSFLDNLITCDLDRVSPQAARLGALLTPQGKILFDFLVFQAPAEIGGAYYLDVLKVFAPDLAKRLGFYKLRAKVAVEDLSESLAVVAGWDAPRPDDEAGFVVEDPRLPDLGWRAIVAAQDAAEFGKDPAEAYLAHRIALGVPEGGRDFLFGEAFPHEALMDQLQGVDFDKGCYVGQEVVSRMQHRGTARTRIVPAVYEGGFAADVGVEVTAGGKALGQTGTGADGRGLLMIRLDRAADAIAAGETIRAGGIPVTLEKPAWIRFPFPGDAERPS, encoded by the coding sequence ATGCCGTCAGTCCATCTGGCCGACCGGGGCGTGGTAAGGGTTTCGGGCGAGGACGCCAAGAGTTTTCTCGACAACCTCATCACATGCGACCTGGACCGCGTGTCCCCGCAGGCCGCCCGCCTCGGCGCCCTCCTGACGCCGCAGGGCAAGATCCTGTTCGACTTCCTCGTCTTCCAGGCTCCGGCCGAGATCGGCGGAGCCTATTACCTCGACGTGCTCAAGGTCTTCGCGCCCGACCTCGCCAAGCGCCTCGGCTTCTACAAGCTGCGGGCCAAGGTGGCGGTCGAGGACCTGTCCGAATCCCTCGCCGTGGTGGCCGGATGGGACGCGCCGCGCCCGGACGACGAGGCGGGCTTCGTGGTGGAGGACCCTCGCCTGCCCGATCTCGGCTGGCGGGCCATCGTGGCGGCCCAGGATGCGGCGGAATTCGGCAAGGACCCGGCGGAAGCCTATCTCGCTCATCGCATCGCGCTGGGCGTGCCGGAGGGCGGTCGCGACTTCCTGTTCGGCGAAGCGTTCCCGCACGAGGCCCTGATGGACCAACTCCAGGGAGTGGATTTCGACAAGGGCTGCTATGTGGGCCAGGAAGTCGTCTCGCGCATGCAGCACCGGGGCACGGCCCGCACCCGGATCGTGCCGGCCGTCTATGAAGGCGGGTTCGCGGCGGATGTGGGCGTCGAGGTCACGGCCGGAGGGAAGGCCCTAGGCCAGACCGGCACGGGTGCCGACGGCAGGGGCCTCCTGATGATCCGGCTCGACCGGGCGGCGGATGCGATCGCGGCCGGCGAGACCATCCGGGCGGGAGGCATTCCCGTGACGCTCGAAAAGCCCGCCTGGATCCGCTTCCCATTCCCGGGCGACGCGGAGCGCCCGTCTTAA
- a CDS encoding dihydroorotase, protein MPQTFDLILKGGIVVNHDGRVERDIGVRDGRIAAIGDLSQASAAREIECRGLHILPGVIDTQVHFREPGLDHKEDLESGSRSAVMGGVTAVFEMPNTDPQTTTSEALADKVRRGHHRMHCDFAFWVGGTHENAAHVPELERLPGAAGIKVFMGSSTGSLLVEDDEGIASILRRTRRRAAFHSEDEAMLRERKGLRVEGDPRSHPVWRSAEVALACTQRLVRISQETGARIHVLHITTAEEMALLRNHKDLVTVEVTPHHLTLAGPEDYERLGTYIQMNPPVRDEMHRAALWQGLDEGIADILGSDHAPHTREEKDKTYPNTPSGMTGVQTLVPIMLDHVNASRLTLERFVDLTSAGPKRLFGIANKGRIAVGYDADFTVVDLKRTETITNDWIASKCGWTPYDGKKVTGWPVGTVVRGNVVMWDGSLEAPSQGEVVRFEETLGG, encoded by the coding sequence ATGCCCCAAACCTTCGACCTGATCCTCAAAGGCGGTATCGTCGTCAACCACGACGGACGCGTCGAGCGCGACATCGGCGTGCGCGATGGGCGGATCGCCGCCATCGGCGATCTGTCGCAGGCCTCCGCCGCGCGGGAGATCGAGTGCCGGGGCCTGCATATCCTGCCGGGCGTCATCGACACCCAGGTGCATTTCCGCGAGCCTGGCCTGGACCACAAGGAAGACCTCGAATCGGGCTCCCGTTCCGCCGTCATGGGCGGCGTCACGGCGGTGTTCGAGATGCCCAACACCGACCCGCAGACCACGACCTCTGAGGCGCTCGCCGACAAGGTGCGGCGCGGCCATCACCGGATGCATTGCGACTTCGCCTTCTGGGTCGGCGGCACGCACGAGAACGCCGCCCACGTGCCTGAGTTGGAGCGCCTGCCGGGCGCCGCAGGCATCAAGGTGTTCATGGGCTCGTCGACCGGCTCGCTGCTGGTGGAGGACGATGAGGGCATCGCCAGCATCCTGCGCCGCACCCGCCGCCGCGCCGCCTTCCATTCCGAGGACGAGGCGATGCTGCGCGAACGCAAGGGCCTGCGCGTCGAAGGCGATCCGCGCTCGCATCCCGTCTGGCGCTCGGCCGAAGTGGCGCTCGCCTGCACCCAGCGCCTCGTGCGCATCTCCCAAGAGACCGGCGCGCGCATCCACGTGCTGCACATCACCACGGCCGAGGAGATGGCGCTCCTGAGGAACCACAAGGATCTCGTGACCGTCGAGGTCACGCCGCACCACCTTACGCTGGCGGGGCCGGAGGATTACGAGCGCCTCGGCACCTATATCCAGATGAACCCGCCGGTGCGCGACGAGATGCATCGTGCCGCTCTCTGGCAGGGATTGGACGAAGGTATCGCTGACATCCTCGGCTCCGATCACGCGCCGCACACGCGCGAGGAGAAGGACAAGACCTATCCCAACACGCCCTCCGGCATGACCGGCGTGCAGACCCTCGTGCCGATCATGCTCGACCACGTGAATGCGAGCAGGCTGACGCTGGAGCGGTTCGTCGACCTCACGAGCGCCGGCCCCAAGCGCCTCTTCGGCATCGCCAACAAGGGCCGCATCGCGGTGGGCTACGACGCCGATTTCACCGTGGTCGATCTGAAGCGCACCGAGACGATCACCAATGACTGGATCGCCTCCAAATGCGGCTGGACGCCCTATGACGGCAAGAAGGTGACGGGCTGGCCGGTCGGCACGGTCGTGCGCGGCAACGTGGTGATGTGGGACGGTTCGCTTGAGGCGCCGTCTCAAGGCGAGGTGGTGCGGTTCGAGGAAACGTTGGGCGGCTGA
- a CDS encoding citrate synthase family protein, producing METISLDLASADEASSRLGISRASLYAYVSRGLIRSFSSPHDPRQRLYAVDDVETLVARKARFRRPAVAAATALDWGLPVLETGIAQIQDGRLFYRGQDAIALARTATLEDVAKLLVGAMHEDAFLDPSRIPGPLTGPAFGLHDFVTRAVRVLSEPAPKETRAAEVAAILRLTAAAASGADPGTMPLHRHLAGAWKASPQAADVIRRALVLCADHELSSSTFAVRVTASTGASLRNAVIAGLVTLAGPYHGGMTERVRAFLEDPARAPRPGFRHRLYPEGDPRAQALLENVPLLASDATTWKTLADASGGSPGIDVALVMMERAYGLPTGAAFTIFAVGRTAGWLAHAVEQRSQAALIRPRARYVAADQPASQASSP from the coding sequence ATGGAGACCATATCCCTCGATCTCGCATCGGCCGACGAAGCCTCGTCCCGCCTCGGCATCAGCCGGGCGAGCCTTTATGCCTATGTGAGCCGTGGCCTGATCCGCTCGTTCTCGTCGCCGCACGATCCCCGCCAGCGGCTTTACGCCGTCGACGACGTGGAGACCCTGGTGGCGCGTAAGGCGCGTTTCCGCCGCCCCGCCGTCGCGGCGGCGACCGCCCTCGACTGGGGCCTGCCGGTGTTGGAAACCGGCATCGCCCAGATCCAGGACGGGCGCCTCTTCTATCGCGGGCAGGACGCCATCGCCCTCGCCCGAACCGCCACCCTCGAGGACGTGGCCAAACTGCTGGTCGGCGCCATGCATGAGGACGCCTTCCTCGATCCCTCCCGCATCCCCGGCCCTCTGACCGGCCCGGCCTTTGGCCTCCATGATTTCGTCACGCGGGCGGTTCGGGTCCTGTCGGAGCCGGCTCCCAAGGAAACCCGGGCCGCCGAAGTGGCGGCGATCCTGCGCCTGACGGCGGCGGCCGCCAGCGGCGCCGACCCGGGCACAATGCCCCTCCACCGACATCTGGCCGGTGCCTGGAAAGCCTCCCCGCAGGCGGCCGACGTCATCCGGCGCGCTCTCGTTCTCTGCGCCGACCATGAACTCAGTTCGTCCACCTTCGCCGTCCGGGTCACGGCGTCGACCGGCGCATCGCTCCGCAACGCCGTCATCGCGGGCCTCGTGACCTTGGCCGGCCCCTATCATGGCGGCATGACGGAGCGGGTCAGGGCCTTCCTGGAGGATCCCGCGAGGGCTCCCCGCCCAGGCTTCCGGCACCGCCTCTACCCGGAGGGCGATCCCAGGGCCCAGGCCCTTCTGGAGAACGTGCCGCTCCTGGCCTCGGACGCCACGACGTGGAAGACTCTGGCCGACGCCTCCGGCGGCAGCCCCGGTATCGACGTGGCTCTCGTCATGATGGAGCGGGCCTATGGACTGCCGACCGGCGCGGCGTTTACGATCTTCGCCGTCGGGCGCACGGCCGGATGGCTCGCCCATGCCGTCGAGCAGCGCAGCCAGGCAGCCCTCATCCGGCCCCGCGCCCGCTATGTGGCTGCGGACCAGCCGGCGTCTCAGGCGTCATCTCCATGA
- a CDS encoding FMN-binding negative transcriptional regulator: protein MYQPPHFREDDLAVQHALIRAHPLGLLVTLGSAGIEANPIPFVLEASASGPGILKAHLSRANPQWRNADPTQEALVVFQGPETYITPSWYAAKREHGKVVPTWNYAIVQARGRLTIRDDPDWLLQQIGAMTDAQETPRPEPWAVSDAPAPFVAAQLKGIVGIEIEITRIEGKWKVSQNRAEADRLGVSAGLRLSGDDASHRMADLVDARGASSRE, encoded by the coding sequence ATGTACCAGCCGCCCCACTTTCGCGAAGACGACCTCGCGGTTCAACATGCCCTCATCAGAGCCCATCCCCTCGGGCTCCTGGTGACGCTCGGCAGCGCCGGGATCGAGGCCAACCCGATTCCCTTCGTGCTGGAGGCATCCGCTTCAGGCCCCGGAATTCTCAAGGCCCATCTGTCCCGCGCCAATCCGCAATGGCGGAATGCCGATCCCACGCAGGAAGCGCTCGTGGTCTTCCAGGGACCGGAGACCTACATCACGCCGTCCTGGTACGCGGCGAAGCGCGAGCACGGCAAGGTCGTGCCGACCTGGAACTACGCCATCGTCCAGGCCCGCGGCCGCCTGACGATCCGGGACGATCCAGACTGGCTGCTGCAGCAGATCGGCGCCATGACGGACGCGCAGGAGACCCCGCGGCCGGAGCCCTGGGCGGTGAGCGATGCGCCGGCGCCCTTCGTGGCTGCGCAGCTCAAGGGCATCGTCGGCATCGAGATCGAGATCACGCGGATCGAGGGCAAGTGGAAGGTGAGCCAGAACCGCGCCGAGGCCGACCGGCTCGGCGTGTCGGCGGGCCTGCGGCTCTCCGGAGACGACGCGTCGCACCGGATGGCGGATCTGGTCGACGCGCGAGGAGCGTCGTCCCGTGAATGA
- a CDS encoding TIGR02301 family protein: MRRSGLLFALPALLLAASQPAAAQSFFERLFGIPPRPQPGQPVPQQQYRPVPQSQPQYRQQQPPQQQRRPQPQQTQKPAAQPQQQAEPAPAVEPPPAPYEKELLRLAEIMGSLAMLRPLCSAPDGAEWSRRMQVLLEAEGTTPGRRERLAGAYNKGYQAYALTYRVCTPSAQEASFRFLTEGEHLAHNITGRYGG, from the coding sequence ATGAGGCGCAGCGGTCTTCTGTTCGCCCTTCCCGCCCTGCTCCTGGCGGCCTCGCAGCCGGCAGCGGCTCAAAGCTTCTTCGAACGGCTGTTCGGCATTCCGCCACGGCCGCAGCCGGGCCAGCCCGTCCCGCAGCAGCAATACCGGCCCGTGCCCCAATCCCAGCCGCAATATCGTCAGCAGCAGCCGCCGCAGCAGCAGCGCCGTCCTCAGCCGCAGCAAACGCAGAAGCCGGCCGCCCAGCCGCAGCAGCAGGCGGAGCCCGCTCCGGCGGTCGAGCCGCCGCCCGCGCCCTACGAGAAGGAATTGCTGCGGCTTGCCGAGATCATGGGGTCGCTCGCCATGCTGCGTCCTCTCTGCAGCGCCCCCGACGGCGCCGAGTGGAGCCGCCGCATGCAGGTCCTGCTCGAGGCGGAAGGAACGACGCCCGGCCGGCGCGAGCGCCTCGCCGGGGCCTACAACAAGGGCTACCAGGCCTACGCCCTCACCTACCGGGTCTGCACTCCGTCGGCCCAGGAGGCTTCCTTCCGTTTCCTGACCGAGGGCGAGCATCTCGCCCACAACATCACCGGCCGCTACGGCGGGTAA
- a CDS encoding VOC family protein: protein MKKGSTLRVARPTDRLDDVVRFYRDGLGLEIIAAFDDHDGFDGRMLGHPQAPWHLEFTQHRDHTAGRAPTQDNLLVFYLPERAEWEAAVQRMRDNGYAPVPSFNPYWDRDGMTFEDPDGYRVVLQNMAWVK, encoded by the coding sequence ATGAAGAAGGGCAGCACGCTGCGGGTTGCACGGCCGACGGATCGGCTCGACGACGTCGTGCGCTTCTACCGTGACGGCCTGGGCCTGGAGATCATCGCCGCTTTCGACGACCATGACGGCTTCGATGGCCGGATGCTCGGCCATCCGCAGGCACCCTGGCATCTCGAGTTCACGCAGCATCGCGACCACACGGCCGGGCGTGCTCCGACCCAGGACAACCTGCTCGTCTTCTATCTGCCCGAGCGCGCGGAATGGGAGGCGGCGGTGCAGCGGATGCGTGACAATGGTTATGCGCCGGTGCCGTCCTTCAATCCCTACTGGGATCGCGATGGCATGACCTTCGAGGATCCGGACGGCTACCGCGTCGTGCTGCAGAACATGGCTTGGGTGAAGTAG
- a CDS encoding DNA-3-methyladenine glycosylase I, with product MTDGLILHPDNKTRCWWPGTDPFYVAYHDTEWGVPEFDDRALFEKLILDGFQAGLSWITILRKRENFRRAFAGFEPAVIARFDQAQVEALMLDTGIVRNRAKIEATIAGARAWLVIQERGGFSRFLWDFVDGRPAQTNAKTRKDVPTETEVSRRISKALKEEGFNFVGPTIVYAFMQAVGMVNDHLTGCYRHAECAELAGKL from the coding sequence ATGACCGACGGACTGATCCTGCATCCCGACAACAAGACCCGCTGCTGGTGGCCCGGGACCGATCCCTTCTATGTGGCGTATCACGACACGGAATGGGGCGTGCCGGAATTCGACGATCGCGCCCTGTTCGAGAAGCTTATTCTCGACGGCTTCCAGGCCGGCCTGTCCTGGATCACGATCCTGCGCAAGCGCGAGAACTTCCGCCGCGCCTTCGCCGGTTTCGAACCGGCCGTGATCGCCCGTTTCGATCAGGCGCAGGTCGAGGCGCTGATGCTCGATACCGGCATCGTGCGCAACCGCGCCAAGATCGAGGCGACGATCGCCGGCGCCCGCGCCTGGCTCGTCATCCAGGAGCGCGGCGGCTTCTCGCGCTTCCTGTGGGATTTCGTCGACGGACGGCCGGCGCAGACGAATGCGAAGACCCGCAAGGACGTGCCGACCGAAACCGAGGTCTCGCGCCGGATCTCGAAGGCGCTCAAGGAGGAAGGCTTCAACTTCGTCGGCCCCACCATCGTCTACGCGTTCATGCAGGCGGTGGGCATGGTGAACGACCACCTCACCGGCTGCTATCGACACGCGGAATGCGCTGAACTCGCCGGGAAGCTTTAG